The Mycolicibacterium parafortuitum nucleotide sequence ACCGTCTGGATCTCGCGTTCTCCCGGGACCAGCCGACACGGGTCTACGTGCAACACAAGATGCTCGACTACGGCGCCGACGTGTGGCGCTGGCTCGACGACGGGGCCCACTTCTACGTGTGCGGCGACGCGACCCGGATGGCGCGCGACGTCGACGACGCGCTGACCGAGATCCTGCGCACGCACGCGAAGATGAGCTCCGACGCCGCGCGTGAGTACAAGCGCGAGATGGTCGCGGAGAAACGCTACGTGCGCGACGTGTACTGATCCTTTTCCCGCGAGCGTGCGTGTCTGCAGCCGACACGCCGCGCAAAGTGTCAACTTTGCGCACGTTGGCGGCTTACGTGTGTGTCTGCGCTCTGACTCGCGGGCGGGCCCCGACGAGCAGGGCGCCCGCGACGAACAACACCGCCGTCGCCGTCGGAAACTCACCGTGCGGTGCGAAACCGTTCGCCGACAACAGGCTCAACGCCAGCGCGCACGCCCCGGTCCCGGCGTACAGCATCCCCTCGGCCACCCCGGTGGGCACCGGCACCGCGAAGGTCGGCGCCGCCGCCGCGAAGAACCGGCGCTGCCAGAACAACAGGCACAGCAGCGCCGCGGTCACCACGGCCAGCACCAGCTCCCACTCCAGCCGGGCCAGCCACCAGGCGCCGGAACCGAGTGGTGGCTGCGGCAGCAGACCGGCCGGATACGCGACGACGGTCACGACGATGACCGGCATCATGTGCCACAGGTACAGCGCCATCACGTTGTTGTTCGCGACGCCGAGGATCCTGGGCCACGCCCCGCGGGTGAGCGCACGGTTGAGCAGCGGCACGATCGCGAACAACACCCCGATCTGCACCGTGGCCAGCGCGAGCAGCGCCGCCGACGGCGGCGCGGAGTTCTCCACCCGGTCGCCGGGCACCCCGATCATCGCGACCGGGTAGGGCCCCCACGTCACCAGCAGCGGAAGCGCGACCGCCGCGGCCACCGCCATCCCGACCAGGATGCGCCGGCCCAGAAGACCGCCGTGCCAGGCAATTCCGAGCTGGTAGACAGCCGCCCAGCAGAAGAAGTAGTTCGCCATCCGGATCTCGTTGTGACCCGTGACGATGCCCACCACGTCGACGACGACCAGGCATACCGCGAGTGTGGCCGGCACGGCGAGACCCCAGCGCCGGTGCGCGGCGACGGCGAGCGGCGTCAGCGCGACGACCATCAGGTACACGGCCAAAAACCACAGGTGCATCGCGACCGCCCAGCCGCCGAGCTCGAGGACTGCGCCGTCGATGCCGCCGA carries:
- a CDS encoding acyltransferase family protein; protein product: MTQHSSSRAHPGTPPRELALDLYRSAAVMLVVIGHWLLSVMTYHDGEFGRDNPLVLMPWTQWLTWGFQVVPVFFAVAGYASAVSWGRRDATTSRQDWVRRRVARVLGPTAVYAGFVLVVMGALKIGGIDGAVLELGGWAVAMHLWFLAVYLMVVALTPLAVAAHRRWGLAVPATLAVCLVVVDVVGIVTGHNEIRMANYFFCWAAVYQLGIAWHGGLLGRRILVGMAVAAAVALPLLVTWGPYPVAMIGVPGDRVENSAPPSAALLALATVQIGVLFAIVPLLNRALTRGAWPRILGVANNNVMALYLWHMMPVIVVTVVAYPAGLLPQPPLGSGAWWLARLEWELVLAVVTAALLCLLFWQRRFFAAAAPTFAVPVPTGVAEGMLYAGTGACALALSLLSANGFAPHGEFPTATAVLFVAGALLVGARPRVRAQTHT